One part of the Actinotignum schaalii genome encodes these proteins:
- a CDS encoding helix-turn-helix transcriptional regulator, giving the protein MTIGLFYYTWMVGLFILMGSATALACYLVSRRRLFVCCAALFLVYFFDVATVARTDFTHPRNIDSVYHITAPLESITLGALLMGLIWLTYATFMTEPEAKVEWHSTLIPAGIFIVGSAGALLIPDPAWREFVFFSMRGIVVIGILSVATWNYAHATTGVEKIRQRRHRWLYVATWVAVLGTFAWNITFIFLVAPHADSASALAFLPERNFLENLMYICWVIHVMRFGVRVLRIHFDRPPETVNHLEEDFIESSLVFYSQARGLSKREEEVLGYLMRGKTNSQISTELYLSPSTVKVHVHNILKKSQVANREELVKDFWRSV; this is encoded by the coding sequence ATGACGATAGGACTGTTTTATTACACCTGGATGGTGGGACTCTTCATCCTCATGGGTTCGGCGACGGCGCTTGCGTGTTATCTCGTTTCGCGCCGTCGCCTGTTTGTGTGTTGCGCCGCCCTTTTCCTCGTGTATTTTTTCGACGTCGCAACCGTGGCCCGCACGGACTTCACCCATCCACGTAATATTGACAGCGTCTACCACATCACCGCGCCCCTGGAATCCATCACCCTGGGGGCGCTGCTCATGGGGCTGATCTGGTTGACCTACGCCACCTTCATGACGGAACCGGAAGCGAAAGTGGAGTGGCACAGCACCCTCATCCCGGCCGGGATTTTTATTGTGGGCAGTGCCGGGGCTTTGCTGATTCCCGATCCGGCCTGGCGGGAATTCGTCTTCTTCTCCATGCGCGGCATCGTGGTGATCGGGATCCTCAGCGTGGCAACGTGGAATTATGCGCATGCCACCACCGGGGTGGAGAAAATTCGCCAGCGCCGCCACCGCTGGCTTTACGTTGCTACCTGGGTGGCGGTACTGGGAACCTTCGCCTGGAATATAACTTTTATTTTCCTCGTGGCTCCCCACGCGGATAGCGCTTCTGCGCTGGCCTTCCTTCCCGAACGCAATTTCTTGGAAAACCTCATGTACATCTGCTGGGTGATCCACGTGATGCGTTTCGGGGTGCGGGTGCTGCGCATCCACTTCGACCGGCCCCCGGAAACCGTCAACCACCTGGAGGAGGATTTCATCGAATCCTCCCTGGTGTTCTATTCTCAGGCCCGGGGGCTATCGAAGCGCGAAGAAGAAGTGCTCGGCTACCTCATGCGCGGGAAAACAAATTCCCAGATTTCCACCGAGCTCTACCTATCGCCCTCCACGGTGAAGGTGCACGTGCACAATATCCTCAAGAAAAGCCAGGTGGCTAACCGCGAGGAGCTGGTCAAAGACTTCTGGCGCTCGGTTTAG
- a CDS encoding YfcC family protein — MTTRTNDAPVGNGADEDTGTPTPRKKRRGITIPGAFTILFFLTIVAAIATWLVPAGSYAKLSYSSDTGTFSVLSPQGETKEYPGTQDTLSELGMDIDLSQFTSGALNKPISVPGSYESLEQNPASVADIPVAMVHGTIEAVDIMVFIFVLGGLIGVVRKTGAFESGLIALTKKTKGHEFLLVFAVSVFMVVGGSLCGLEEEAVAFYPILVPIFLAMGYDSIICVGAIFLAGSMGTTFSTINPFSVVIASNAAGIPFTDGIIWRVGGCIVGAIVVVWYLHRYAKMIKKDFTKSYVYEDHEAFEKQWAMTTHADDVPAFNWQKKIILVLFVSAFPIMVWGVMAMGWWFPTMAASFLTITIAVMAISLFGKDRLNEKQLTDAFIEGSSSLVGVSLIIGLARGINIVMNDGLISDSLLHSATNLVSGMSGPLFIIIMLLIFFVLGFVVPSSSGLAVLAMPIMAPLADAVGIPRWIIVCAYQWGQYAMLFLAPTGLVMATLQMLDMKYQHWFRFVWPMVLFVLGFGGVACVAQVLIYGA, encoded by the coding sequence ATGACAACACGCACAAACGATGCCCCCGTCGGCAATGGGGCCGACGAAGACACCGGCACACCAACACCCCGCAAGAAGCGGCGCGGTATTACCATCCCGGGCGCTTTCACGATTCTCTTCTTCCTGACCATCGTGGCGGCTATCGCCACGTGGCTGGTGCCGGCCGGCTCCTACGCCAAGCTGAGCTACAGCTCGGATACCGGCACCTTCTCCGTGCTCAGCCCGCAGGGGGAAACCAAGGAATACCCCGGCACTCAGGACACCCTGAGCGAATTGGGCATGGATATTGACCTCTCCCAATTCACCTCCGGGGCCCTCAATAAGCCCATCTCGGTACCGGGCTCCTATGAGTCCCTCGAGCAGAATCCGGCCAGCGTCGCCGATATTCCGGTCGCCATGGTGCACGGCACGATCGAAGCGGTGGACATTATGGTCTTCATCTTCGTGCTCGGCGGCCTCATCGGGGTGGTGAGAAAAACAGGTGCATTCGAGTCAGGGCTGATCGCGCTGACGAAGAAAACTAAAGGCCACGAATTCCTCCTCGTCTTCGCGGTATCCGTCTTCATGGTGGTAGGCGGATCGCTGTGCGGCCTGGAAGAAGAAGCGGTGGCCTTCTACCCGATTCTGGTACCCATATTCCTGGCCATGGGATACGACTCCATTATCTGCGTGGGCGCGATCTTCCTGGCCGGATCTATGGGAACCACCTTCTCCACGATCAACCCCTTCTCCGTGGTGATCGCCTCCAATGCCGCCGGTATCCCCTTCACGGACGGCATTATCTGGCGCGTGGGCGGCTGTATCGTGGGCGCCATCGTGGTGGTGTGGTACCTGCACCGCTACGCAAAAATGATTAAGAAGGACTTCACGAAGTCCTACGTTTACGAAGATCACGAAGCTTTCGAGAAGCAGTGGGCGATGACCACCCACGCTGATGATGTTCCCGCCTTCAACTGGCAGAAGAAAATCATCCTCGTTCTCTTCGTATCCGCCTTCCCGATTATGGTGTGGGGCGTTATGGCCATGGGTTGGTGGTTCCCGACCATGGCGGCCTCCTTCCTCACCATTACCATCGCGGTCATGGCAATTTCCCTCTTCGGGAAAGACCGGCTCAATGAGAAACAGCTGACGGACGCCTTCATCGAAGGCTCCTCCAGCCTGGTGGGCGTCTCGCTCATCATCGGGCTGGCGCGCGGCATCAATATCGTGATGAACGACGGCCTCATTTCCGACTCTCTGCTCCATTCGGCAACGAACCTGGTCTCGGGGATGTCCGGCCCGCTCTTCATCATCATTATGCTGCTGATCTTCTTCGTGCTCGGTTTTGTGGTGCCGTCCTCCTCCGGTCTGGCCGTGCTGGCCATGCCGATTATGGCGCCGCTGGCCGACGCCGTGGGTATCCCGCGGTGGATCATCGTTTGTGCGTATCAATGGGGTCAGTACGCGATGCTCTTCCTGGCACCCACGGGCCTGGTCATGGCAACGTTGCAGATGCTCGATATGAAGTACCAGCATTGGTTCCGCTTCGTGTGGCCGATGGTGCTCTTCGTACTCGGCTTCGGCGGGGTGGCCTGTGTGGCTCAGGTGCTTATCTACGGCGCGTAG
- the argF gene encoding ornithine carbamoyltransferase — protein MAVNIRGRNFLKLLDFTPDEIRYLLRLSAQFKELKLSGTPHRYLEGKNIVLLFEKTSTRTRCSFEVAGMDLGMGVTYLDPGSSQMGKKESIEDTARVLGRMYDGIEYRGFSQELVEEMGAKAGVPVWNGLTDLFHPTQMLADILTVQENFEDGIKGKKFVFFGDARNNVANSLMVVCSKLGLNFVACGPKDRMPEEWLVDTCKELAAESGGSVTLTEDAAAAATGAHVLYTDIWVSMGEPDEVWASRIAELEAYRVTQELMDKADPEAIFMHCLPSFHDTNTTIGADIAKKFGVTEMEVEDRVFEGPRSRVFDEAENRMHTIKAVMYATLS, from the coding sequence ATGGCTGTCAATATCCGCGGACGCAACTTCCTCAAGCTGCTCGATTTTACGCCCGATGAAATCCGCTACCTGCTGCGTCTGTCCGCGCAGTTCAAGGAACTCAAGCTCAGCGGCACCCCGCACCGCTACCTCGAAGGCAAAAATATTGTGCTGCTCTTCGAAAAGACCTCCACCCGCACCCGCTGCTCCTTCGAAGTGGCCGGCATGGATCTGGGCATGGGCGTGACCTACCTGGATCCGGGCAGCTCACAGATGGGCAAGAAGGAATCCATTGAGGATACCGCCCGGGTGCTGGGTCGCATGTACGACGGCATCGAATACCGCGGCTTCTCCCAGGAACTCGTGGAAGAAATGGGTGCCAAGGCCGGGGTGCCGGTATGGAACGGCCTGACCGACCTCTTCCACCCCACCCAGATGCTCGCCGATATCCTCACCGTCCAGGAGAACTTCGAGGACGGCATCAAGGGCAAGAAGTTTGTGTTCTTCGGCGATGCGCGCAATAACGTGGCGAACTCGCTTATGGTGGTCTGCTCCAAGCTGGGCCTCAACTTCGTGGCCTGCGGCCCGAAGGATCGCATGCCCGAAGAGTGGCTGGTCGATACCTGCAAGGAACTCGCCGCGGAATCCGGCGGCAGCGTGACCCTCACCGAAGATGCCGCGGCGGCCGCCACCGGCGCCCACGTGCTCTACACCGATATTTGGGTCTCCATGGGCGAACCGGATGAAGTGTGGGCCTCGCGTATCGCGGAGCTGGAAGCCTACCGCGTCACGCAGGAACTCATGGACAAGGCCGATCCGGAAGCGATCTTCATGCACTGCCTGCCCTCCTTCCACGACACCAACACCACCATCGGCGCGGACATCGCCAAGAAGTTCGGGGTGACGGAAATGGAAGTGGAAGACCGGGTCTTTGAAGGCCCGCGCTCGCGCGTCTTCGACGAAGCCGAGAACCGCATGCACACCATTAAGGCCGTTATGTACGCAACCCTCTCCTAG
- a CDS encoding dolichyl-phosphate-mannose--protein mannosyltransferase: MSEKLSEPIGRLPRECAERYEDELRGRLGLAPRGLEWLTRGEKRLGWWITGAVTLIAALTRFFRLGFPDRLMFDETYYVKGANSLLRLGYEVDWQGGTEFDAAFAAGDFSHTSPAGDYVVHPPLGKWIMAVGQAIFGETSPFGWRFMVALAGTLAVALLVRIALRLFLNPWLAGVAGIAMALDGMGITLSRIGILDNLLAFFVLAGFWALLRDRDGTRERLAHRVAFGPVRADGSPLAWGPRVWWRPWMLATGVFLGLACGVKWSGIYAVAVFGLVAFAWGMAARHAVGLRLWVGAAVFQEGILAFVHLVPTAAATYVASWFSWFRDSRSWGHGWAAGVRESTPEALTFPWLPNSFNDLAHYHSQMWDFHNGLSTPHTYQSSVWQWFVQWRPVSFWWPTSEEMAGQCPSGERCVQAVTSVGNPVVWWLALLALVVVLWVAFTRFDWRAWAILSGYLAMAAPWSLYMDRTIFQFYAVAFLPFVALALTYGLGFITGALGAPHARGNGSVNASRYDDAAWGHADFIRAEPAGICAYPVRWWRCRMSRRTLVACGAVVVLIILAALFWYPIWTGQTVSYEFWRLHMWLPSWI, from the coding sequence GTGAGCGAAAAACTAAGCGAACCCATCGGGCGCCTCCCCCGCGAGTGCGCGGAGCGCTACGAAGACGAGCTGCGCGGCCGGCTCGGGTTAGCCCCGCGCGGATTAGAGTGGCTCACCCGCGGGGAAAAACGCCTGGGGTGGTGGATCACGGGAGCGGTCACGCTTATCGCCGCCCTCACGCGTTTCTTCCGCCTGGGGTTCCCTGACCGCCTCATGTTTGACGAAACGTACTACGTCAAGGGCGCGAATTCGCTGCTGCGCCTGGGCTACGAGGTGGATTGGCAGGGCGGCACGGAATTCGACGCCGCTTTCGCCGCCGGCGACTTCTCCCACACCTCACCGGCCGGGGACTACGTGGTTCATCCCCCGCTCGGGAAATGGATCATGGCGGTAGGTCAAGCGATTTTCGGGGAAACCTCCCCCTTCGGTTGGCGTTTTATGGTGGCGCTGGCCGGCACCCTCGCGGTGGCGCTCCTCGTTCGCATCGCCCTGCGGCTTTTCCTCAACCCGTGGCTGGCCGGGGTGGCCGGCATCGCGATGGCCCTGGACGGCATGGGCATCACGCTCTCCCGCATCGGGATCCTCGATAACCTCCTCGCGTTCTTTGTGCTGGCCGGATTCTGGGCGCTGCTGCGCGACCGTGATGGGACTCGGGAGCGCCTGGCCCACCGGGTGGCTTTCGGGCCGGTACGCGCGGATGGCAGCCCGCTTGCCTGGGGCCCGCGGGTGTGGTGGCGTCCCTGGATGCTCGCCACTGGAGTATTCCTGGGGCTGGCCTGCGGGGTGAAATGGTCCGGGATTTACGCCGTGGCTGTTTTCGGCCTGGTGGCTTTCGCCTGGGGTATGGCGGCTCGCCACGCGGTGGGCCTGCGCCTGTGGGTAGGCGCCGCGGTTTTCCAGGAAGGCATCCTGGCTTTCGTGCATCTGGTTCCCACCGCTGCCGCCACCTACGTGGCTTCCTGGTTCTCCTGGTTCCGAGATAGCCGTTCCTGGGGGCACGGCTGGGCGGCGGGCGTACGCGAGAGCACCCCGGAGGCCCTCACCTTCCCCTGGCTCCCCAATTCCTTCAACGATTTGGCGCACTACCACAGCCAAATGTGGGATTTCCACAACGGGCTCTCCACCCCGCACACCTACCAATCCTCGGTCTGGCAGTGGTTTGTGCAGTGGCGCCCGGTCTCGTTCTGGTGGCCCACCTCCGAAGAAATGGCCGGCCAATGCCCGAGCGGCGAGCGCTGCGTCCAAGCGGTCACCTCGGTGGGCAACCCGGTGGTGTGGTGGCTGGCGCTCCTGGCCCTGGTGGTAGTCCTGTGGGTGGCTTTCACCCGTTTCGACTGGCGCGCCTGGGCGATCCTAAGCGGTTACCTCGCCATGGCCGCGCCGTGGTCGCTGTACATGGACCGCACTATTTTCCAGTTCTACGCCGTTGCGTTCCTCCCCTTCGTGGCCCTCGCCCTCACCTACGGCCTCGGCTTTATCACCGGCGCGCTGGGTGCCCCGCACGCGCGCGGGAACGGGAGCGTGAATGCTAGTAGGTACGACGACGCAGCCTGGGGCCACGCGGACTTTATCCGTGCGGAGCCGGCTGGTATATGCGCCTATCCCGTGCGCTGGTGGCGATGCCGAATGAGCCGCCGCACGCTTGTGGCGTGCGGCGCCGTCGTCGTTCTTATTATTCTGGCGGCGCTGTTCTGGTACCCGATCTGGACCGGGCAAACGGTTTCCTATGAGTTTTGGCGCCTGCATATGTGGCTGCCGTCGTGGATTTAG
- the metG gene encoding methionine--tRNA ligase yields the protein MTHILSAVAWPYANGPRHIGHVAGFGVPSDVFSRYMRMVGEDVLMVSGTDEHGTPILVSADAEGITPEELADRNNRIIVEDLVSLGLSYDLFTRTTTVNHERVVQQMFEVCRDNGYMVVHSAPVAIDPETGNTLPDRYIEGTCPLCGNTSARGDQCDSCGNQLDPQDLIDPVSKVSGKTPKFQETEHYFLDLPALAERLGQWLDEVEESGKWRPNVISFSKHLLEDVRPRAMSRDISWGIPVPGWEDQPSKRLYVWFDAVIGYLSASIEWARRREARGVGSRDDWRAWWNDADARSYYFMGKDNIVFHSQIWPAELLAYNGEGSRGGQPGDLGTLNLPTQVVASEFLTMEGKKFSSSKGVVIYVRDVLSRYQPDALRYFISIAGPETSDADFTWAEFVRRNNSELVAGWGNLVNRTAAMIAKNFGEIPAAGPLEDVDRELLDTVEAGFATVGDAIGAHRQRAALTEIMRLVGEANGYVSATEPFKMKDPSQRERLGTVLHTLIQVVSDLNTMMSVFLPHSSNAVDRVLGGAGDIAPMPRLEEVTDLDSGKPYPIITGDYSDPHPWARVEVQVGTPISKPSPVFTKLDTSVVDEELERLDAVLRAKRAQ from the coding sequence ATGACTCATATTCTCTCCGCTGTTGCCTGGCCGTATGCCAACGGTCCGCGCCATATTGGTCACGTTGCTGGATTCGGTGTTCCCTCGGATGTGTTCTCGCGCTATATGCGCATGGTGGGGGAGGATGTCCTCATGGTCTCGGGTACCGATGAACACGGCACCCCAATTTTGGTTTCGGCCGACGCGGAGGGAATCACCCCGGAAGAACTCGCGGACCGCAATAATCGCATTATTGTGGAGGACCTCGTGTCGCTCGGGCTTTCCTACGATCTGTTCACCCGCACCACCACGGTTAATCACGAGCGGGTTGTGCAGCAGATGTTTGAGGTGTGCCGGGATAACGGTTATATGGTGGTGCACTCCGCCCCGGTTGCCATCGATCCGGAAACCGGGAATACCCTCCCGGATCGCTATATTGAAGGCACCTGCCCGCTGTGCGGTAACACCTCGGCCCGCGGGGACCAGTGCGATAGTTGCGGTAACCAACTCGATCCGCAGGATCTCATCGACCCGGTCTCCAAGGTCTCCGGGAAAACCCCGAAATTCCAGGAAACCGAGCATTATTTCTTGGATTTGCCGGCGCTGGCGGAGCGCCTGGGGCAGTGGCTTGATGAGGTGGAAGAATCCGGGAAGTGGCGCCCGAATGTTATCTCATTTTCCAAGCACCTCCTGGAAGATGTACGCCCGCGCGCCATGAGCCGGGATATTAGCTGGGGCATTCCGGTACCCGGGTGGGAAGATCAACCCTCCAAGCGCCTCTACGTATGGTTCGACGCCGTTATCGGCTACCTATCCGCCTCTATTGAATGGGCACGCCGGCGTGAAGCGCGCGGAGTGGGAAGCCGGGATGATTGGCGGGCCTGGTGGAATGATGCGGATGCCCGCTCCTACTACTTCATGGGCAAGGATAATATTGTTTTCCATTCCCAGATCTGGCCGGCCGAACTCCTCGCCTATAACGGGGAGGGGAGCCGGGGCGGCCAGCCCGGGGATTTGGGCACGCTCAACCTGCCCACCCAGGTGGTGGCTTCGGAATTCCTCACCATGGAAGGTAAGAAGTTCTCCTCGTCCAAGGGTGTGGTGATTTACGTGCGCGATGTGCTTTCGCGCTACCAGCCCGATGCACTGCGCTACTTTATTTCCATTGCCGGCCCGGAAACTTCCGACGCTGATTTCACCTGGGCGGAATTTGTGCGGCGTAATAATTCCGAGCTGGTAGCCGGCTGGGGGAACCTCGTCAATCGCACCGCGGCCATGATCGCGAAGAACTTCGGGGAAATCCCGGCGGCCGGGCCGCTCGAGGATGTGGACCGGGAGCTCCTGGATACGGTGGAAGCCGGGTTCGCTACCGTGGGTGATGCCATTGGCGCGCACCGCCAGCGCGCCGCGCTCACCGAAATTATGCGGCTGGTGGGGGAGGCCAATGGCTATGTTTCCGCTACCGAACCTTTCAAGATGAAGGATCCTTCCCAGCGTGAACGCCTGGGCACGGTGCTGCACACCCTCATCCAGGTGGTTTCTGATCTTAATACCATGATGAGCGTATTCCTTCCGCATTCTTCGAATGCGGTGGACCGGGTGCTAGGCGGGGCCGGTGATATTGCCCCGATGCCGCGCCTGGAAGAAGTCACCGACCTGGATTCCGGTAAGCCCTACCCGATTATTACCGGGGATTATTCCGATCCGCATCCGTGGGCGCGGGTGGAAGTGCAGGTTGGCACCCCGATCTCGAAGCCGTCCCCGGTTTTCACCAAGTTGGATACCAGCGTGGTTGATGAGGAACTGGAGCGCCTCGATGCGGTGTTGAGGGCTAAGCGTGCGCAATGA
- the rsmI gene encoding 16S rRNA (cytidine(1402)-2'-O)-methyltransferase, which translates to MTTGQHAGIVLAATPIGNDADASPRLRAEIARADTVAAEDTRRFYQLAARLGIEVSAQVLSYYEHNEAERGAHLIDLARSGARVLMVSDAGMPSVSDPGFRLVVRAREAGIPVTVVPGPSAPLTALVASGLPTDRFTFEGFLPRKAGEQAAALAALASEERTMIFFESPRRLGATLANFVTAFGPGREAAVCRELTKTHEEIVRGPLAELAQRFEPGALGEIVVVVTGSSAAEREEQVRTRAVGDVAELCQLGLRRKDAAAFVAARTGLRTNELYRAALEQGE; encoded by the coding sequence ATGACTACTGGCCAGCACGCGGGAATTGTTCTTGCCGCCACCCCCATTGGAAACGACGCCGACGCCTCGCCGCGCCTGCGCGCCGAAATTGCGCGGGCCGATACCGTGGCCGCGGAAGATACCCGGCGTTTTTACCAGCTCGCCGCCCGGCTCGGTATCGAGGTGAGCGCCCAGGTGCTCTCCTATTACGAACATAATGAAGCCGAACGCGGCGCCCACCTCATCGACCTAGCCCGCTCCGGTGCGCGCGTCCTCATGGTTAGCGATGCCGGCATGCCCTCCGTTTCCGATCCCGGATTCCGCCTGGTGGTACGCGCCCGCGAAGCCGGGATTCCCGTGACCGTGGTCCCCGGCCCTTCCGCACCGCTCACCGCGCTCGTCGCCTCCGGCCTGCCCACCGACCGTTTCACCTTCGAAGGATTCCTCCCGCGCAAAGCCGGGGAACAGGCCGCCGCGCTCGCGGCCCTGGCAAGCGAAGAACGCACCATGATTTTCTTCGAATCCCCGCGCCGCCTGGGGGCTACCCTTGCCAATTTCGTCACTGCCTTCGGCCCCGGGCGCGAAGCGGCAGTCTGCCGGGAGCTCACCAAGACGCACGAGGAAATCGTGCGCGGGCCCCTGGCCGAACTCGCCCAGCGTTTCGAGCCGGGGGCCCTGGGAGAAATCGTCGTCGTCGTAACAGGAAGTAGCGCGGCCGAAAGGGAAGAACAGGTGCGCACGCGGGCCGTGGGCGACGTCGCCGAACTGTGTCAGCTCGGCCTGCGCCGCAAAGATGCCGCCGCTTTCGTGGCCGCGCGCACCGGTTTACGCACGAATGAGCTCTACCGCGCCGCCCTGGAGCAGGGCGAATAA
- a CDS encoding isochorismatase family protein → MDETRALIIVDVQPTFCEGGSLGVDGGNAVAERIADFVTDNAEEYALIATTQDWHIDPGPHFSENPDFVDSWPPHGVADTPEAELHESIAALPIDVQFKKGQYASGYSGFEGTDPQGNLLEDVLRTAEVTDVDVVGIAESHCVRATAIDAVRNGFRTRVFSDLTVPTSPELGAAARVEMDEAGVEQLQSSEAFGFYEESEVPDEFDDPYDDAAAGEEELEHLDEDYELYEDDDFDDYAEEDEDIDFSDEVNEADFDFSDIDYRPGMDSAK, encoded by the coding sequence ATGGATGAGACCCGCGCACTCATCATTGTTGACGTGCAACCCACATTCTGCGAAGGCGGCAGCCTCGGGGTAGATGGCGGTAACGCCGTTGCCGAACGCATCGCAGATTTTGTCACCGATAACGCCGAGGAATACGCTCTCATCGCCACCACCCAGGATTGGCATATTGATCCGGGCCCGCATTTTTCCGAGAACCCGGATTTTGTGGATAGCTGGCCGCCCCACGGCGTGGCCGATACCCCGGAGGCTGAGCTGCACGAATCCATCGCGGCGCTTCCTATTGACGTGCAGTTCAAGAAGGGCCAGTACGCCTCGGGTTATTCCGGTTTCGAGGGCACCGATCCGCAGGGGAATCTCCTCGAGGATGTGCTGCGCACCGCCGAGGTCACGGATGTGGATGTGGTGGGTATTGCCGAATCGCATTGCGTGCGCGCTACCGCCATTGACGCGGTCCGTAACGGTTTCCGCACCCGCGTTTTTTCCGACCTCACCGTGCCTACCTCCCCGGAGCTCGGGGCCGCGGCCCGCGTGGAGATGGACGAAGCGGGCGTGGAGCAGCTGCAATCCTCGGAGGCCTTCGGTTTTTACGAAGAGTCTGAGGTTCCGGATGAATTTGATGATCCGTACGACGACGCCGCAGCTGGCGAGGAGGAACTCGAGCACCTCGATGAGGATTACGAGCTCTACGAGGACGATGATTTCGACGACTACGCCGAAGAAGATGAAGATATCGACTTTTCGGATGAGGTCAATGAGGCCGATTTCGATTTCTCCGATATCGACTACCGCCCCGGAATGGACTCCGCGAAATAG
- the arcC gene encoding carbamate kinase → MTQENTRTAGEKIVVALGGNALGKTPEQQLELIKETARSIVDLVATGNDVVVTHGNGPQVGMIKVATDNSAAAGETPSIPFAECGAMSQGYIGYHLQQAIEAELAARQIARPVISVVTQTEVDAADPAFGRPTKPVGAFFTEEQARVLMEETGNKYVEDAGRGWRWVVASPLPVSIVERDVISSLVEAGTIVIAAGGGGIPVVKEGSGYRGVAAVIDKDRTAALLAREVDADTLLILTAVDAVAIDFNKPTQRDVPEMTVAQARQYIEEDQFAPGSMLPKVEACLEFVDGAAGKRAIITSLEKAEQGISGESGTAIIA, encoded by the coding sequence ATGACTCAGGAAAACACCCGTACCGCCGGCGAAAAAATTGTGGTCGCACTCGGCGGCAATGCGCTCGGGAAAACCCCGGAGCAGCAGCTCGAACTTATTAAGGAAACCGCCCGCTCCATCGTGGATTTGGTGGCAACCGGCAATGACGTCGTTGTCACCCACGGGAACGGCCCGCAGGTGGGCATGATCAAGGTCGCGACCGATAATTCCGCGGCCGCCGGGGAAACACCGTCGATTCCCTTCGCCGAATGCGGCGCCATGTCCCAGGGCTATATCGGTTACCACCTCCAGCAGGCCATCGAGGCCGAACTCGCGGCGCGGCAGATTGCCCGCCCGGTTATTTCGGTGGTCACCCAAACGGAGGTCGACGCCGCAGATCCCGCTTTCGGGCGCCCGACCAAGCCGGTGGGGGCTTTCTTCACCGAAGAACAGGCCCGGGTCCTCATGGAGGAAACCGGAAACAAGTACGTGGAGGATGCCGGGCGCGGCTGGCGCTGGGTGGTGGCCTCCCCGCTCCCCGTCTCCATTGTGGAACGCGATGTTATTAGCTCGCTCGTGGAGGCCGGCACCATCGTGATCGCGGCCGGTGGCGGCGGCATACCGGTAGTCAAGGAAGGTTCGGGATACCGCGGAGTTGCGGCCGTCATCGATAAGGATCGCACCGCCGCGCTGCTGGCGCGGGAGGTCGACGCCGATACTCTCCTCATCCTCACCGCCGTGGACGCGGTCGCCATTGATTTCAACAAACCCACGCAGCGCGATGTGCCCGAAATGACCGTGGCTCAAGCCCGCCAATACATCGAGGAAGACCAATTCGCCCCCGGGTCCATGCTGCCCAAGGTGGAAGCCTGCCTCGAATTCGTGGATGGCGCAGCCGGCAAACGCGCCATTATTACCTCTCTGGAAAAGGCCGAACAGGGTATTTCCGGGGAGAGCGGCACCGCGATCATCGCCTAA